The DNA region GAAGACCGCCAGCGGCCGCCCGGACCTGACCGACGCGCGGATCGTGGTGGCTGGCGGGCGTGGCCTGGACGGTGACTTCGGTCCGGTAGAGCAGCTGGCCGATGCCTTGGGCGCTGCCGTGGGAGCCTCCCGTGCGGCGACAGACGCCGGCTGGATCAGCCACGACGCCCAAGTGGGCCAGACCGGAAAGACGGTCTCGCCGCAGCTTTACATTTCCGTTGGCATCTCCGGTGCCATCCAGCAGAAGGCCGGAATGCAGACGGCGAAGGTCATTGTGGCCGTGAACAAGGACGCTGAATCGCCTGTCTTTGAGATCGCCGACTTCGGCATCATCGGGGACCTCTTTGACGTCCTTCCCCAAGCCACAGAAGAGATCAAGAAGCGCAAAGGCTGATCCTTGACTGACCATGCTGTTCCAGCGCAGAGCCCGTTCAACCCGGACAAGCACCGGGTTGAACGGGTGCTCTGCTTCGCAGCGCATCCGGACGACATCGATTTTGGTGCCGCGGGCACCATAGCTGCCTGGACGGCAGCCGGAGTGCAGGTCACCTACTGCATCATGACCGACGGCGACGCCGGAGGCTTCGATCCCGCCCACCGGGCGGAGATCATCGCTTTGCGGGCCGCCGAGCAGGAGCGGGCTGCGGGGCTCGTTGGGGTCACCGACATCCGTTACCTCAATGAGCGGGACGGCTTCCTCGAGCCGAACCACCAGGTGATGTTTGGTGTGGTGAAACTGGTCCGCGAAATCCGGCCCGACGTCGTCGTGGCAATGCATCCGGAGCGGAACTGGGGCAGGATCCAGAAGAGCCACCCGGACCACCTCGCGGTCGGGGAAGCCGTGACGCGAGCCGTCTACCCTGCCGTGGAGAACCCGTTCGCCTATCCGGAGCTTGCCGAATCAGGCTTGGCGGCCTACAAGCTGCCGTGGCTCTGGCTCTACGCGGGACCGGATGAGCGCGAGAACCACTTTGTGGACGTCACTGACCACGTGGAGCAGAAACTCCAGGCCATCCACGTCCACGTCAGCCAGCACCCCGATGCCGCCGCGATGGAAGCCGAGGTCCGCAAGGGAATGTCCGCGAATGCCAAGCGCGCCGGAATGGCTGATGGCCGCAGCGCAGAAGCGTTCCACGTCGTTACAGTCAACGGCCCGGGGACCATCGCCGGCTTCTAGGATTGCCACCTGTAACGCCTGTCATATGCGTCTCTCAGGCGCCCAGAGCGGCGTCGGCCACCGTAGGCAGCGTCGGGACGGCTGAGCCTCCCACCGGCTCCACCGTGATGCCGAGGGATGCGGCGGATGCGATTCCCTTCACGACGGCGGGTTTGGACAGTGCAGCTTCGTCCATCAGGCCCTGGGAAACCGGTGCTGAGCCATCCTTCGGGATCAGCCACATCTGGTAGACCTTGCCCGCCGGCGGGGCGGGCACGCCGTTCATCTTGACCACCGCTGCATCCTTCGACGGGGAGATCAGAAGGGTGGCGGTTCCACCGCCGGACACGTCCACGGATGCTTCGCGGACATCGTCGGCCCGGACAACCTGGTTCAGCGGATCATTCTGGTCCGCGATGTAGGCGCCTACGCCCACCCCGCCGAGTGCTATGACTGCCGCCGCAGCGACGCCCGCAAGCCAACGGCGTGCACCGGCCGGACGGCGTCGTTCTTCCCTGCGTTGCCTCAATACGGACAGATCATCGCCGTCCATGGTTGTTTTCTTGGGTTGCGGGGTCGGCTGGGCGGGCAGTTGCGACGCAATGCGCGCGAAGAGATCCACGGGTGGCTCCTCCTCGGCCGTGAATGTTGTCGCGAGCGTTTCACGGGCCTGGCGGACCCGCTCCAAGAAGGAGCTGCGCTCAGCTTCAGTCGCGGAGGAGATGTACTCATCAATGGCGGAGCGCTCGGCATCTGTCACGGCGTCCAGGGCATACAGCTCAGCCAGTTCCACGGCACGCCCTGAAGCCAGGTCCGTGGCAACGGCGTCGCCGAACGAGCCCGGCCGTCGGTTGCCTTCAGAATTGTTCATTTCCGTCATCTCAACTCACCCCCAGGCATGTCTTCAATCGGATCAGTCCGTCGCGAATGCGGGACTTGATGGTGGGCACTGCGGCGTTCAGCTGCTCCGCAACTTCCCGGTACGTGAGGCCGCCATAGTAGGCAAGCCGAACGGATTCTTGCTGCGTAGCGGTCAGTGTTTCCAGGCATCGGACCACCGCCTCCGCCTCAAGCTTGTTTCCTACCTCATCAGATACGGAATCGTGATCGATGTCCTGGGTACTGGCCCCGTACCGGGCTTCGCGGTCGGTGGAGGACTGTGTAGAACGTACTTTGTCCACGGCACGGCGGTGCGAAATTGTCATCAGCCACGAGAGCGGGCTCCCGGCCTCGGGATTGAAGTTCGCGGCGTTTTGCCAGACCTGCAGGAAAACCTCCTGGGTGGCGTCTTCACTGAGTTCGGGGTCGACCAGGACTCTCCG from Arthrobacter pascens includes:
- a CDS encoding anti-sigma factor; amino-acid sequence: MTEMNNSEGNRRPGSFGDAVATDLASGRAVELAELYALDAVTDAERSAIDEYISSATEAERSSFLERVRQARETLATTFTAEEEPPVDLFARIASQLPAQPTPQPKKTTMDGDDLSVLRQRREERRRPAGARRWLAGVAAAAVIALGGVGVGAYIADQNDPLNQVVRADDVREASVDVSGGGTATLLISPSKDAAVVKMNGVPAPPAGKVYQMWLIPKDGSAPVSQGLMDEAALSKPAVVKGIASAASLGITVEPVGGSAVPTLPTVADAALGA
- a CDS encoding PIG-L deacetylase family protein, giving the protein MTDHAVPAQSPFNPDKHRVERVLCFAAHPDDIDFGAAGTIAAWTAAGVQVTYCIMTDGDAGGFDPAHRAEIIALRAAEQERAAGLVGVTDIRYLNERDGFLEPNHQVMFGVVKLVREIRPDVVVAMHPERNWGRIQKSHPDHLAVGEAVTRAVYPAVENPFAYPELAESGLAAYKLPWLWLYAGPDERENHFVDVTDHVEQKLQAIHVHVSQHPDAAAMEAEVRKGMSANAKRAGMADGRSAEAFHVVTVNGPGTIAGF
- the sigK gene encoding ECF RNA polymerase sigma factor SigK encodes the protein METPNAPKVEAPAAVTESPADVGRHLAGLLGRIAQGDQAAFAEFYQLTSRRVFGMARRVLVDPELSEDATQEVFLQVWQNAANFNPEAGSPLSWLMTISHRRAVDKVRSTQSSTDREARYGASTQDIDHDSVSDEVGNKLEAEAVVRCLETLTATQQESVRLAYYGGLTYREVAEQLNAAVPTIKSRIRDGLIRLKTCLGVS